In Sorangium aterium, the genomic stretch CACGACCACGACCACGTAAACGACCACGTTCTGGGGTTGCGGCGGCGCGGCGAGCAGCATCGTGACGGCCTCGTCAGGGAGGAATCGAAGCCGCTCGGCGTAAGGAAACGTGGTTCTGCCGCGGCAGGGCTCGATTCTTGACCTTTCATCGGGAGTGCAGAGGAATGCGAACGACGTTCTGGGCTGGGATGGTGGGCGCGTGCGTGGCTTGCGGCCTCTCGGGGCTGGGCTGCGGGGGAGACGACGACGGGGCGACGCCGAGCGGCTCGACGGGCTCGACGGGTTCGACGGAGGGCGGGGGCTCCGGGGCTGCGTCCTGCTCCGGACTCGACACGTCGGCGCTCGTCAGCGAGCTCTCGCCAGCGGAGGTCGATCAGGCGTGCAAGGGGTATCGCCGCTGCAGCGCCGAGGAGGTGACCGTCGAGTACGTGTGCCTCATGCAGGGCGTGCTCGGCGCGGCGTACGGGGACGACCCCGGGACCAACGACGCCGAGCTGCAGGCGAAGTGCTCCGAGCTGGTCGAGGGGTGCATGGCCGACCCGAGCCAGGCAGAGCAGCTGATAGAGCAGGCCCTCGTGGAGGTCGAAGCAGAGCCCTGCGGCCAGCCGAGGCAGTGCACGGCCACCATCGCGGAGATCGACGCCTGCGCCGCCGAGATGCGAGCGTACACGCGCGGTGTGCTCCCCGCGTGCAGCGCGCTCACCATGGCTTTCTACGAGCAAACCGACAGGGGCGACACGCTGCTCGACGGGGCTTGTGGCAAGCTCGGCGTTGGCTGCTTCCAGCTCTTCACGACGCCGAACGACGGGTGATCGGAGGCGGACGCGGCCCGCCTCGGGCCGCCTGCTCCCCGCTCCGGCACCGAACGCCGCGCTGGCTCGCGGCAAAGCGCCAGCCGCGCTGCCGACCGCGCCTTTCCCCGGCCATCCCGGCGTGATAGACGGAATGGACGGGACCGACGGGAGCGACGTGCGGCATGAGGCTGACCGAGCGAGCCATCGAGCTGCCGGCGCTCGCGAGCGCCCACTCCCACGCTTTCCAGCGCGGGATGCGCGGTGAGGCGCAGCGGCCGGGGCCGTCGGGGGCGGACGACTTCTGGTCGTGGCGGAGCGCCATGTACGCGCTCGCCGAGTCGCTCACGCCGGAGTCCATTCATGCGATCTCGAAGGTGGCCTATCGCGAGCTCCGCGCCGCGGGCGTGCGCACGGTGGGCGAGTTTCATTACGTGCACCACCAGCCGGGCGGCGCGCCCTACGCGGATCGCACGGTCCTCGCGGACGCGGTGATCGAGGCCGCGCGCGAGGAGGGCCTCCGGATCGCGCTCCTCCGGGTCGTTTACGCGCGCGCGGGCGCGGGCAGGGCGCCCGAGGGGGCGCAGCGGCGCTTCTCGGACGCCTCGCTCGATGCGGCGCTCGCGGACGTCGAGGCGCTCCGGGCGCGCTACGCGGGCCGCGAGGACGTGCGCGTCGGCGTGGCGCCCCACAGCGTGCGCGCCGTGCCCCCGGCGTGGCTCGGCGAGATCGCGCGCTACGCCGCGGAGCGCGGGCTCATGGTGCACATGCACGTGGCCGAGCAGCCGGCCGAGATCGAGGCGTGCCTCGCCGAGACGGGCCGGCGGCCGGTGGAGCTCCTCGCCGAGCGCGGGGTCCTCGGCGAGCGCTTCGTTGCGGTGCACGCGACGCACCTCGCGCCGCACGAGCCGGCGCTGCTCGGCGCGGCGCGGGCGTTCGCGTGCCTGTGCCCGACGACCGAGCGCGACCTCGGCGACGGATTGCCCGACGTCGGCGCGCTGCGCGCGGCGGGCGCCCGGCTGTGCGTCGGGATCGACAGCCACGTGATCACCGATCCATTCGAGGACATGCGCGGCGTCGAGCTGGGCGAGCGGCTGCGGACGGGCCGGCGTGTGACGCTGCGGGGCGAAGGCGGGGCGACGCCGGCCGAGGCGCTCTGGGAGATCGGCTCGCAGCGGGGGGCGGAGGCGTGCGGGTTCGCGGATCCCGGCGGCAGCATCTCGGTGCGCCGGGACGCGCCGGCGCTCGCGATGGTGCGGGAGGAGCGGCTGCTCGACGCGGTGGTGTACAGCGGGAGCCCTTCGATGGTGGAGGGGAGCCCCGCGCCCTCGGGCCCGCCTGCGCATTGATGGATCGACACGATGCGCCGGCGCGCCTCGGCGCCGGGGGATCGAGGCGGGCCCGGGCCGAGCGGGCGAGCGTGAAGCGCGCTCACACGTGGTGTGTGGCGTGGTTTGTGAGGAGCCGTTCCCTGCGTCTCGCCTGCGTCATGCATGGGAAACGAACGGCGAAGCAAGGAATGGCTCGACTGGATGCCCCTGGCGGCGCTGCTGCCGATCGGCGTCGTCTTGCTCCTGAGCCTCCACGAGATCCAGGACGTCCATCGCAGGAACATCGCGGCGACGCTGCAGGCGGTGCTCTCGACGACCCGCGAAGGGCTCCTGACGTGGGCGCGGCAGGCGAAGGGCGCCGCGGGGTTCTGGGCGAACGAGCCGAGGGTACGGCGCGCGATCGCCGCCCAGGTCGAGCTGCGCCGCAGCGATGGCCCGCTCCGCGATAGCCCGTACCTCCAGGAGCTGCGGCTGGAGCTGGAGAACGTCGTCGAGCGGGAGCAGTTCCTCGGCTTCGACGTCATCGCGCTGGATGGCACCCACATCGCCTCGGATCGCGATGAGCTCCTCGCCACCAAGACGCTGAGCGCCCACGATCCGGACACCATCGCCGCGGCCCTGCGCGGCTCGACGGTCATGGGTACTCCCTTCGCCATGCGGTCTACGGTCATCGGAAGGGTCACCCCCGTCCTCGTCATCGCGGCGCCGGTGCGCTCCATCGCCGGGGAAGGGGAGATCATCGCGGCGCTC encodes the following:
- a CDS encoding formimidoylglutamate deiminase; translation: MRLTERAIELPALASAHSHAFQRGMRGEAQRPGPSGADDFWSWRSAMYALAESLTPESIHAISKVAYRELRAAGVRTVGEFHYVHHQPGGAPYADRTVLADAVIEAAREEGLRIALLRVVYARAGAGRAPEGAQRRFSDASLDAALADVEALRARYAGREDVRVGVAPHSVRAVPPAWLGEIARYAAERGLMVHMHVAEQPAEIEACLAETGRRPVELLAERGVLGERFVAVHATHLAPHEPALLGAARAFACLCPTTERDLGDGLPDVGALRAAGARLCVGIDSHVITDPFEDMRGVELGERLRTGRRVTLRGEGGATPAEALWEIGSQRGAEACGFADPGGSISVRRDAPALAMVREERLLDAVVYSGSPSMVEGSPAPSGPPAH